A single window of Candidatus Polarisedimenticolaceae bacterium DNA harbors:
- a CDS encoding serine hydrolase domain-containing protein: protein MSLREFLEGEIRAGAMPAAAWWVGDGTRTIDEGAAGHAVLTPHEEKAGSDTAFDLASLTKPIATALVALLEGLELEATLGACFPELARGPFADRTLRETGTHRARLPAWLPLYAWGSTREAYVAAIASAKAGPAGETVYSDLGYLLLGFALASSSGRPLDRLFDERIAKPLALERTGFPGTGSRFARAAATERGNAYERRLAGDLAAGCEFRSALIRGHVHDGNAWALGGVAGHAGLFGTAKEVGSITRALLDPRPLGVGAELLTPLWAADTAPGARTFGFHRAADTESVRGVLPDDAVGHFGFTGTSLWIDRSRPRIYVLLTNRVHPDVPGVDFTRTRRGFHERAAAL, encoded by the coding sequence TTGAGCCTGCGGGAGTTCCTCGAGGGTGAGATCCGCGCGGGCGCGATGCCGGCCGCCGCGTGGTGGGTCGGGGACGGAACGCGGACGATCGATGAGGGCGCAGCCGGACACGCCGTGCTGACGCCGCACGAAGAGAAGGCCGGCAGCGACACCGCGTTCGATCTCGCCTCGCTCACGAAGCCGATCGCCACGGCCCTCGTCGCACTCTTGGAGGGTCTCGAACTCGAGGCCACGCTCGGCGCGTGCTTCCCGGAGCTCGCGCGGGGGCCGTTCGCGGATCGGACGCTCCGGGAGACGGGCACGCATCGCGCGAGGCTTCCGGCGTGGCTCCCGCTCTATGCGTGGGGATCGACGCGGGAGGCTTACGTTGCCGCGATCGCAAGCGCGAAGGCGGGACCCGCGGGCGAGACCGTCTACTCGGATCTCGGCTACCTCCTCCTCGGCTTCGCGCTCGCGTCGTCGTCGGGCCGGCCGCTCGATCGTCTCTTCGACGAGAGGATCGCGAAGCCTCTCGCGCTGGAACGGACCGGCTTCCCGGGAACCGGCTCACGGTTCGCGCGCGCCGCGGCGACCGAGCGCGGGAATGCGTACGAACGGAGGCTCGCCGGGGATCTGGCGGCCGGCTGCGAATTCCGGTCGGCGCTCATCCGGGGTCACGTTCACGACGGGAACGCTTGGGCGCTCGGCGGCGTTGCCGGGCACGCCGGGCTCTTCGGCACGGCGAAGGAGGTCGGATCGATCACGCGGGCGCTCCTCGACCCGCGGCCGCTCGGCGTCGGAGCGGAGCTCCTCACCCCGCTGTGGGCCGCGGACACGGCACCGGGCGCCCGTACCTTCGGCTTCCACCGGGCCGCCGATACCGAGTCGGTCCGCGGCGTGCTCCCCGACGACGCAGTCGGCCACTTCGGGTTCACCGGGACGTCCCTGTGGATCGACCGGTCCCGCCCGAGGATCTACGTGCTGCTCACGAACCGCGTCCACCCGGACGTGCCGGGGGTGGACTTCACACGCACGCGCCGGGGATTCCACGAGCGCGCCGCCGCCCTGTGA
- a CDS encoding TonB C-terminal domain-containing protein: MDAPRTTISLGPFELSIRRNEEGRRVGLPGSVGVHILILALALLISAHTAKTAREKEKVLAQETPIPITFVSPIPEPQVPKPPAPKAPPVDMRKIPPQAANKPLRMQPVPEVTSAPRPKTDAKTHQSSGLHDTRPAGGQAGGPLPQPTTGAPEAQADANPASPLDESKDLQGRLQDFRHALEAPRPPSPKGPKGGGTGLGGIRMPALPQTGYDFGNLQFENSGEYDWEDYGRQIYYVIWAEWHRQLLGTSNLFERWSAERRIALLNHQARVRFTIARSGQVTDVAVEVGSACVPLDDSAANALKAVILPPLPEDYKRDSETIHATFRAEGPIHGMGSYLQQLRDYCTCF, encoded by the coding sequence ATGGATGCCCCCCGCACGACGATCTCGCTCGGCCCGTTCGAGCTCTCGATCCGGCGCAACGAGGAGGGCAGGCGGGTCGGACTGCCAGGCTCGGTCGGCGTCCACATCCTGATCCTCGCGCTTGCGCTCCTCATCTCGGCGCACACCGCGAAGACGGCGCGCGAAAAGGAAAAGGTCCTCGCGCAGGAAACGCCGATCCCGATCACGTTCGTGAGCCCGATCCCGGAGCCGCAAGTCCCGAAGCCGCCGGCGCCGAAGGCGCCCCCCGTCGACATGCGCAAGATTCCACCGCAGGCGGCGAACAAGCCTCTGCGCATGCAGCCGGTTCCCGAGGTCACATCCGCGCCACGTCCGAAGACCGACGCCAAGACTCACCAGAGCTCCGGTCTGCACGATACGAGGCCGGCCGGCGGCCAGGCCGGCGGCCCGCTTCCGCAGCCCACGACCGGCGCCCCCGAAGCGCAGGCGGATGCGAATCCGGCGTCGCCGCTCGACGAGTCGAAGGATCTCCAGGGACGGCTCCAGGATTTCCGGCACGCGCTCGAGGCGCCGCGGCCGCCTTCTCCCAAGGGACCGAAAGGCGGGGGAACGGGGCTGGGCGGGATCAGGATGCCTGCGCTTCCGCAGACCGGTTATGACTTCGGCAACCTCCAGTTCGAGAACAGCGGCGAGTACGACTGGGAAGACTACGGACGCCAGATCTACTACGTGATCTGGGCCGAATGGCATCGCCAGCTCCTCGGCACGTCGAATCTCTTCGAGCGCTGGTCCGCCGAGCGTCGCATCGCCCTCTTGAATCACCAGGCCCGCGTTCGCTTCACGATCGCGCGATCGGGGCAGGTCACGGACGTCGCCGTCGAGGTCGGCTCCGCCTGCGTTCCCTTGGACGACTCGGCGGCGAACGCGCTGAAGGCGGTGATCCTCCCGCCGCTGCCCGAGGACTACAAGCGCGACTCGGAGACGATTCACGCCACCTTCCGGGCGGAAGGACCGATCCACGGCATGGGCTCGTACCTCCAGCAGCTCCGCGACTATTGCACCTGCTTCTAG
- a CDS encoding LeuA family protein: MRDELIHDWNVESDAGRSGPVLLDDETLRDGLQSPSVTDPAIEAKRRLLHLMDELGIDTADIGLPGAGPRAEADVLALAQEIAAAKLRIEANCAARTMVRDIEPIARVTQKTGVPIEACLFIGSSPIRQYAEGWDEEFLVRQSVDAIAYAVKQGLRVMYVTEDTTRARPETVRRLYGEAVRAGASRVCIADTTGHATPEGARRLVRFVRGVLDEAGGTAIGVDWHGHRDRGMGLANAIAAFEAGATRVHGTALGIGERCGNAEMDLLLVNLRLLGWIDRPLTKLGDYCRTASEALGIPIPDNYPVIGQDAFETATGVHAAAVIKAYKKGDAWLADRIYSGVPAADFGFRQSIRIGPMSGKSNVIWWLESRGMEPTEERVDRIVAAAKGSDRLLEDVEIQALV, translated from the coding sequence GTGCGCGATGAATTGATCCACGACTGGAACGTCGAAAGCGACGCCGGGCGTTCGGGCCCAGTCCTCCTCGACGATGAAACGCTCCGTGACGGGCTGCAGTCGCCCTCGGTGACCGATCCCGCGATCGAGGCGAAGCGCCGGCTGCTCCATCTGATGGACGAGCTCGGCATCGACACCGCGGACATCGGGCTCCCCGGTGCCGGTCCGAGAGCCGAAGCGGACGTGCTCGCGCTCGCCCAGGAGATCGCGGCGGCGAAGCTCCGGATCGAGGCGAATTGCGCCGCGCGCACGATGGTGCGCGACATCGAGCCGATCGCGCGCGTGACGCAGAAGACCGGCGTGCCGATCGAGGCGTGCCTCTTCATCGGCTCGTCGCCGATCCGCCAGTACGCGGAGGGGTGGGACGAGGAGTTCCTCGTCCGCCAGTCGGTCGACGCGATCGCGTACGCGGTGAAGCAGGGTCTGCGCGTCATGTACGTGACCGAGGACACCACGCGTGCCCGGCCGGAGACGGTCCGCCGCCTTTACGGGGAGGCGGTGCGGGCCGGCGCATCACGGGTCTGCATCGCCGACACGACCGGCCATGCGACCCCCGAGGGGGCACGGCGTCTCGTGCGCTTCGTTCGCGGCGTCCTCGACGAGGCCGGCGGCACGGCGATCGGCGTCGACTGGCACGGTCATCGCGATCGCGGGATGGGGCTCGCGAACGCGATCGCGGCGTTCGAGGCGGGGGCGACACGGGTCCACGGCACCGCGCTCGGCATCGGTGAGCGTTGCGGGAACGCCGAGATGGATCTGCTCCTCGTCAATTTGAGGCTCCTGGGATGGATCGACCGCCCGCTCACGAAGCTGGGCGACTACTGCCGCACCGCCTCCGAAGCGCTCGGCATCCCGATTCCGGACAATTACCCGGTCATCGGACAGGACGCGTTCGAGACCGCGACCGGCGTGCACGCGGCGGCGGTCATCAAGGCGTACAAGAAAGGCGACGCGTGGCTCGCCGATAGGATCTACTCGGGCGTGCCCGCCGCCGACTTCGGCTTCCGCCAGTCGATCCGGATCGGTCCGATGAGCGGGAAGTCGAATGTGATCTGGTGGCTTGAGAGCCGCGGCATGGAGCCGACCGAAGAGCGCGTCGACCGGATCGTCGCCGCGGCGAAGGGCTCGGACCGCCTTCTCGAGGATGTCGAGATCCAGGCTCTCGTCTGA
- a CDS encoding DEAD/DEAH box helicase — protein MTDTFRAFHFREEVQRALDEAGYEAPTPIQAQALPLILAGHDLVGIAQTGTGKTLAYLLPILQANRPSADGPQAVVVCPTRELAIQVAGEAERFGKHVGFRTVLAYGGTSSGHQKQEINQGCDLLVATPGRLLDFLNQAWLSLRRVRFLVLDEADRMLDMGFINDVDAIVRKAPMSRQTLLFSATFPDEIKRLADRYLLHPETVRIDAVIRVKESVDHAFIEVAGRQKVEALMALLDRDRPAKCLVFTATREMTSELTRRLRTRNHEVVSLSSLLSQSNRERALTAFRTGVFDVLVATDVAARGLDIDDIDLVVNFDVPMHAEEYVHRIGRTGRAHREGRAFTFVSELDARRARQIEDLLGHPVARETIDGFEAAAPAEGRSGKPRERGRSHGSGHGHGGQRGGRGRGPRRRGSGTPPAS, from the coding sequence ATGACGGACACTTTCCGGGCGTTCCACTTCCGCGAGGAAGTCCAGCGCGCGCTCGACGAGGCCGGCTATGAAGCGCCGACACCGATCCAGGCGCAGGCGCTGCCGCTCATCCTCGCCGGCCACGATCTCGTCGGCATCGCGCAGACCGGGACCGGCAAGACGCTCGCCTATCTGCTCCCGATCCTCCAAGCGAACCGCCCGTCGGCGGACGGTCCACAGGCGGTCGTCGTGTGTCCGACGCGCGAGCTCGCGATCCAGGTCGCGGGAGAGGCGGAACGTTTCGGCAAGCACGTGGGGTTCCGCACCGTGCTCGCCTACGGCGGGACCTCGTCGGGCCACCAGAAGCAGGAGATCAACCAGGGCTGCGATCTGCTCGTCGCGACGCCCGGACGCCTCCTCGACTTCCTCAACCAAGCGTGGCTTTCGCTGCGACGCGTGCGCTTCCTCGTCCTCGACGAGGCCGACCGCATGCTCGACATGGGATTCATCAACGACGTCGATGCGATCGTACGGAAGGCGCCGATGAGCCGGCAGACGCTCCTCTTCTCAGCGACCTTCCCCGACGAGATCAAACGCCTGGCCGACCGCTACCTCCTGCACCCGGAGACGGTCCGCATCGATGCCGTCATCCGCGTCAAGGAATCGGTCGACCACGCGTTCATCGAGGTCGCGGGCCGACAGAAGGTCGAGGCGCTCATGGCGCTCCTCGACCGCGACCGGCCGGCGAAATGCCTCGTCTTCACCGCGACGCGGGAGATGACCTCCGAGCTGACGCGGCGACTGCGGACGCGCAACCACGAGGTCGTGTCGCTCTCGAGCCTCTTGAGCCAGTCCAACCGCGAGCGCGCACTCACCGCGTTCCGCACGGGAGTGTTCGACGTGCTCGTCGCCACGGACGTCGCGGCGCGCGGCCTCGACATCGACGACATCGACCTGGTCGTGAACTTCGACGTGCCGATGCACGCCGAGGAGTACGTGCACCGCATCGGAAGGACCGGCCGCGCCCACCGTGAGGGCCGCGCGTTTACGTTCGTCTCCGAGCTCGACGCGCGCCGCGCCCGGCAGATCGAGGACCTCCTCGGGCACCCGGTCGCGCGCGAGACGATCGACGGGTTCGAAGCGGCCGCTCCCGCGGAGGGCCGCAGCGGAAAGCCTCGGGAGAGGGGACGCTCGCACGGGTCCGGCCACGGCCACGGCGGACAGCGCGGCGGCCGCGGACGAGGTCCCCGCCGTCGTGGGAGCGGGACACCGCCGGCGTCGTGA
- the rsmD gene encoding 16S rRNA (guanine(966)-N(2))-methyltransferase RsmD has product MTHPGTLRIVAGRLKGRKIPVPADPELRPTGDRVREALFNILGQDLTGFRVLDLYAGTGALGFEALSRGASGVVFVEASPRTAAAIRQSAETLGVALECRIFAGRVEQVLDRTKLGGPFEIVLADPPYREEAGAGIVEAIDAGRVLGLHGTLVVERESRSAAPEGTVGLKRFRTAKYGRTSLDFFKY; this is encoded by the coding sequence GTGACGCATCCCGGGACGCTGCGCATCGTCGCCGGACGCCTCAAGGGCCGAAAGATCCCGGTGCCCGCCGATCCGGAGCTCAGGCCGACCGGCGACCGCGTCCGCGAGGCGCTGTTCAACATCCTCGGCCAAGACCTGACCGGTTTCCGCGTGCTCGACCTCTACGCGGGTACCGGAGCCCTCGGGTTCGAAGCGTTGAGCCGCGGCGCTTCGGGTGTGGTGTTCGTCGAGGCGTCGCCGCGCACGGCAGCCGCCATCCGCCAGAGCGCCGAGACGCTGGGAGTCGCCCTCGAGTGCCGGATCTTTGCCGGCCGGGTCGAGCAGGTCCTCGATCGGACGAAGCTCGGCGGGCCGTTCGAGATCGTCCTGGCGGATCCTCCCTATCGCGAAGAGGCTGGTGCCGGCATCGTCGAGGCGATCGACGCAGGGCGCGTCCTCGGCCTCCACGGGACCCTCGTCGTCGAACGCGAGTCGCGCTCAGCCGCCCCAGAGGGGACGGTCGGCCTCAAGCGCTTCCGGACGGCGAAGTACGGCCGGACCTCCCTGGATTTCTTTAAGTATTAG